In a single window of the Candidatus Omnitrophota bacterium genome:
- a CDS encoding GGDEF domain-containing protein, which translates to MKKRSFLFIILLVMAVCISGVSFLILQQENILRKYFILDPQERMKEYKASLANSLSKYFTRENKSSPINDITDYIGKYGRTSLFDLMFVFRDGDGSMKQISKIGVTAVTKDALSSEYVYPVTVDNGRVDGYLMVMIKETGEAELREGLKKYSAISYSLRFMFILIIAALAVILIYHSYSAKMKLARDIAEMKASNDGLTGLHTHEYFLKELNIEIEKFRIYHTPVALLILDIDYFKKLNDQFGHLAGDRVLEGVSKIIKFSTRATDILARYGGEEFAVIIPYVAKAGRVRSKENLRNFIDELKGVAERIRKNVEDYRAEFLPDSFRVTISIGGAFFYNRRDNLTSAAILQKADRALYKAKRTGRNKACIDYESSANE; encoded by the coding sequence ATGAAGAAGAGAAGCTTCCTTTTCATCATATTGCTGGTCATGGCCGTCTGCATCTCCGGCGTCAGTTTCCTCATCCTGCAGCAGGAGAACATACTCCGCAAGTATTTCATACTCGATCCCCAGGAGAGGATGAAGGAATATAAGGCATCCCTGGCGAATTCCCTGAGCAAATATTTCACGCGCGAGAACAAGTCCTCCCCCATAAACGATATCACCGACTATATAGGGAAGTACGGCAGGACGTCCCTCTTCGACCTCATGTTCGTCTTCAGGGACGGCGACGGCTCGATGAAACAGATAAGCAAGATAGGCGTCACCGCCGTGACCAAGGATGCCCTTTCCAGCGAATATGTCTATCCCGTGACCGTAGATAACGGCAGGGTCGACGGGTATCTCATGGTGATGATAAAAGAGACGGGGGAGGCGGAACTCAGGGAGGGGCTGAAGAAGTACAGCGCGATAAGTTATTCCCTCCGTTTCATGTTCATCCTTATAATAGCCGCCCTCGCCGTGATACTCATCTACCACAGTTATTCCGCCAAGATGAAACTCGCGCGCGACATCGCCGAGATGAAGGCATCGAACGACGGGCTTACGGGCCTCCACACCCACGAATATTTTCTTAAGGAGCTCAATATAGAGATCGAGAAGTTCAGGATATACCACACGCCGGTGGCGCTTCTCATACTCGACATCGACTATTTCAAAAAACTGAACGACCAGTTCGGCCATCTTGCCGGCGACAGGGTGCTCGAAGGCGTCTCCAAGATAATAAAGTTCAGCACGCGCGCCACAGACATACTCGCGAGGTACGGGGGAGAGGAATTCGCCGTTATAATACCGTATGTCGCGAAGGCGGGGAGGGTGAGGTCGAAGGAGAACCTCCGGAATTTCATCGATGAATTGAAGGGCGTCGCCGAAAGGATACGGAAGAACGTCGAGGACTACCGCGCCGAATTCCTTCCCGATTCTTTCAGGGTCACGATCAGTATAGGCGGCGCGTTCTTTTATAACAGGAGAGACAATCTCACGAGCGCGGCCATCCTCCAGAAGGCGGACAGGGCTCTCTATAAGGCCAAGAGGACGGGCAGGAACAAGGCCTGTATCGATTATGAATCGTCGGCAAACGAGTAA
- a CDS encoding class I SAM-dependent rRNA methyltransferase — MKDKVIRLRKGKKGIIKEGHPWIYNRQLLEPSPSVLPGDIVSVIDPKGGLVGRGYYNPRSDISVRLLAFRDGPVNKDLFGIRVRRAFDKRKALLEKTDAVRVVFSEADGLPGLIADLYSGTVVFQILTLGMETRRAEIVKSIRGVIGPEYIYEKSDSAYRAVEGLKPVKQWIGKKGPSGIKIREGKAEFLVDIENGHKTGFYLDQRRSRMALGNIAGKKKVLDLFCYTGGFSVSAALAGASAVTGVDIKDGWLASAGKNAALNGVFGKTNFVRADAFEFLRKAYNSGEKFDIIILDPPSFARSRKDVASASKGYREINGMGMKTLAEGGILATFSCSHHISNELFSGILKEAGRASAKRITILKRCHQAEDHPIVRAIPETEYLKGYFLKVESA; from the coding sequence ATGAAAGACAAAGTAATACGATTAAGAAAAGGCAAAAAGGGGATCATAAAAGAAGGGCACCCCTGGATATATAACAGACAGCTTCTGGAGCCCTCCCCTTCCGTCCTCCCGGGCGATATCGTCTCCGTCATCGATCCGAAGGGCGGCCTCGTCGGCCGCGGTTATTACAACCCCAGGTCGGATATATCCGTAAGGCTTCTGGCGTTCCGCGACGGACCGGTAAACAAGGACCTCTTCGGCATCAGGGTCCGGCGGGCTTTCGATAAACGTAAAGCCCTTCTCGAAAAGACCGACGCCGTCAGGGTTGTCTTCAGCGAAGCGGACGGCCTCCCCGGCCTCATCGCGGACCTCTATTCGGGCACGGTCGTATTCCAGATACTTACGCTGGGGATGGAGACGCGCAGGGCTGAGATCGTAAAGAGCATACGCGGGGTCATAGGGCCTGAATATATATACGAGAAGAGCGATTCCGCGTACAGGGCCGTCGAAGGGCTGAAGCCCGTAAAGCAGTGGATAGGCAAAAAGGGACCTTCCGGGATAAAGATACGCGAGGGAAAGGCGGAATTCCTGGTCGATATAGAGAACGGCCACAAGACCGGTTTTTATCTCGACCAGCGCAGGTCAAGGATGGCGCTCGGGAATATCGCCGGGAAGAAGAAGGTCCTAGACCTTTTCTGTTACACCGGAGGATTCTCGGTATCGGCCGCGCTGGCCGGCGCATCGGCCGTCACAGGCGTTGATATAAAAGACGGATGGCTCGCCTCCGCGGGGAAGAACGCCGCCCTTAACGGCGTTTTTGGGAAGACCAATTTTGTCAGGGCCGACGCTTTCGAGTTCCTCAGAAAAGCTTATAACTCGGGCGAAAAATTTGATATAATAATACTCGACCCGCCCTCCTTCGCGCGTTCAAGGAAGGACGTTGCGAGCGCGTCCAAAGGATACAGAGAGATCAACGGCATGGGCATGAAGACCCTCGCGGAGGGCGGCATACTGGCGACCTTTTCCTGTTCGCATCACATATCGAACGAGCTCTTTTCCGGGATCCTTAAAGAAGCCGGACGGGCCTCCGCGAAGCGCATCACGATCCTGAAGCGGTGTCACCAGGCCGAAGACCACCCGATAGTGCGCGCCATACCGGAGACGGAGTACCTGAAGGGATATTTTCTCAAGGTGGAGTCCGCGTAA